The following are from one region of the Salvia hispanica cultivar TCC Black 2014 chromosome 1, UniMelb_Shisp_WGS_1.0, whole genome shotgun sequence genome:
- the LOC125202130 gene encoding ent-kaurenoic acid oxidase 1-like, with amino-acid sequence MGMEIVVVGIVCAGVFLLKWVVENMNWWLYEKNLASHIRYELPPGDLGWPYFGNMFSFNKAFKSPNPESFLATFVNRFGRTGMYKAYMYGNPSIIVTSPEACRKVLTDDDAFQPGWPTSTLNLMGRKSFANIFDNDHKWLRKLTAAPINGFEALTMYMKYIEENVVTALDSWADMGQIEFLTELRRLTFKIIMHIFLSSEGEHVREALEKDYTMLNYGVRAMAINLPGFSYYNALKARKNLVAVLQGAVTRRRALKRENPSCPNKDMLDNLLDAADENGRRLDDEEIIDILVMYLNAGHESSGHTTMWAALFLQQNPHTFEKAKAEQVETVRKRPAGQKGLTLEEIRKMDYLNKVIDETLRVVTFSLSVFREAKKDVNVCGYTIPKGWKALVWFRSVHYDPETWPEPKKFDPSRWDNFTPKAGNFMPFGGGSRLCPGNDLAKLEIAVFLHYFLLNYELERDNPDSPVMFLPHTRPKDNCLGRIRRVSAQT; translated from the exons ATGGGAATGGAAATAGTAGTTGTGGGTATTGTTTGTGCAGgtgtatttttattgaaatggGTGGTTGAGAATATGAATTGGTGGTTGTACGAGAAGAACCTAGCTAGCCACATAAGGTATGAATTGCCCCCTGGTGATTTGGGCTGGCCTTACTTTGGAAACATGTTCTCTTTCAACAAAGCCTTCAAGTCTCCCAATCCTGAATCCTTCCTAGCCACCTTTGTGAACAG GTTTGGGCGCACGGGTATGTACAAGGCTTACATGTACGGAAATCCGAGCATAATCGTGACAAGCCCAGAAGCATGCCGGAAAGTTCTAACAGATGATGACGCGTTCCAGCCCGGCTGGCCTACTTCCACTCTCAATCTCATGGGAAGGAAGTCTTTTGCCAATATATTCGACAACGACCACAAATGGCTGCGCAAGCTAACGGCCGCCCCCATCAATGGCTTCGAAGCACTGACCATGTACATGAAATACATCGAAGAAAACGTCGTTACAGCCCTTGACAGCTGGGCAGACATGGGACAGATCGAGTTCTTGACTGAGCTGCGCCGCCTTACTTTCAAGATCATAATGCACATCTTCCTCAGCTCGGAGGGAGAACACGTGAGGGAGGCGTTGGAGAAGGACTACACCATGCTCAACTATGGAGTCAGGGCCATGGCCATTAATCTCCCCGGATTTTCCTATTACAACGCGCTTAAG GCGCGAAAGAATCTTGTAGCGGTATTGCAAGGGGCAGTGACTAGGCGGAGGGCACTAAAGAGGGAGAATCCGTCGTGTCCGAACAAGGACATGCTGGATAACCTTCTAGATGCTGCAGATGAGAATGGTAGAAGATTGGATGATGAAGAGATCATTGATATTTTGGTTATGTATCTGAATGCTGGGCATGAATCTTCAGGGCACACAACTATGTGGGCTGCCCTTTTCTTACAACAGAATCCTCATACATTTGAGAAAGCTAAG GCTGAGCAAGTGGAAACTGTGAGGAAAAGACCAGCAGGGCAAAAAGGTCTGACACTAGAAGAAATACGGAAAATGGATTATCTTAATAAG GTTATCGATGAAACGCTTCGTGTGGTCACATTCTCGCTGTCGGTCTTTAGAGAGGCAAAGAAAGATGTCAATGTTTGTG gTTACACAATTCCGAAAGGATGGAAAGCTCTGGTGTGGTTCAGGAGCGTTCACTACGACCCTGAAACATGGCCAGAACCGAAGAAGTTTGATCCTTCGAGATGGGAT AATTTCACACCAAAAGCTGGGAATTTCATGCCTTTTGGAGGTGGAAGCAGATTGTGCCCTGGAAATGATCTAGCCAAGCTTGAAATTGCAGTCTTCCTTCACTATTTTCTTCTCAACTATGA GTTGGAGCGCGACAATCCTGATAGCCCGGTGATGTTCTTGCCACATACTAGGCCAAAAGACAACTGCCTAGGAAGGATAAGAAGGGTGTCTGCTCAAACTTGA